Part of the Planococcus plakortidis genome is shown below.
GAAATGATGGAAAAAATGATTTTCGGGCGTTTTATTCCAGGAGATTCACCCGTCCACAGGCTGGACCCAAGAGCCAAGATCCTGTTTGTCTTCTTGTTTATCGCGATCGTTTTTATCGCGAATAACGCCATTACCTACGCAATTTTGCTTGGATTCACCTTATTATCGGTGTTTTTATCGAAAATCCGGCTGTATTTCCTGATCAATGGCTTAAAACCCGTCTTTATCTTGATGGCGTTTACGTTTTTCCTGCATTTATTCTTTACAGAAGGCGGAGCCTTACTGTTTAGCATCGGTTTTGTAGACGTCTATGAAGAGGGGCTGCGGCAAGGGATCTTCATCTCGATCCGCTTCCTTGTGCTAGTCTTCATGACGAGCATCCTGACCTTGACGACTTCCCCGATTTCGATTACGGATGGCATCGAGGTGCTGCTCGGGCCATTCAAACGCTTCAAACTGCCGGTCCACGAGCT
Proteins encoded:
- a CDS encoding energy-coupling factor transporter transmembrane component T family protein — encoded protein: MMEKMIFGRFIPGDSPVHRLDPRAKILFVFLFIAIVFIANNAITYAILLGFTLLSVFLSKIRLYFLINGLKPVFILMAFTFFLHLFFTEGGALLFSIGFVDVYEEGLRQGIFISIRFLVLVFMTSILTLTTSPISITDGIEVLLGPFKRFKLPVHELALMMSISLRFIPTLMDETGKILKAQMARGSDIGSGPIKERIKAVVPLLIPLFVSAFKRAEDLATAMEVRGYRGGEGRTRYRQLNWRFMDTLSLLLLAGFAGLLWYFRS